Proteins encoded by one window of Desulfovibrio inopinatus DSM 10711:
- a CDS encoding HDOD domain-containing protein, producing MTIYSEIVKSIQRIPPLSQSAFTLLEGMETQTMGMKQIAEIVVQDPALTINILKMVNAPAFGLGKSIPSVSRAVSFLGLKMVVALALATCSPAIYGVPLPGYEAERGELWLHALYTAMASREIVKYSKYPISSELAFTAGILHDIGKAVLSEVLSGCNISHEEFSNEIKEQGFRTIEQFQAGGDHCEAGYALAKHWNLPEPLIQAIRFHHTPQHAAPEWRSLVYTVHIADILAMMEGVGTGIDCLNHPLDTSYSELFVLSEKALEEIIIELNDQFKRLKTPIFV from the coding sequence ATGACCATATACAGCGAAATCGTCAAATCCATACAGCGAATCCCTCCGTTATCCCAAAGTGCCTTCACGTTATTGGAGGGAATGGAAACGCAAACGATGGGGATGAAGCAAATAGCTGAAATTGTCGTTCAAGATCCGGCATTGACCATTAACATCCTCAAAATGGTCAATGCACCGGCTTTTGGTCTCGGCAAGTCCATTCCCTCGGTCTCGCGGGCCGTTTCCTTTCTCGGCCTAAAAATGGTGGTTGCTCTGGCCCTGGCGACTTGCTCTCCAGCAATTTATGGCGTCCCCCTTCCTGGCTATGAAGCAGAACGTGGCGAATTGTGGCTTCATGCGCTGTATACAGCGATGGCTTCTCGCGAAATCGTCAAATATTCAAAATATCCTATAAGCAGCGAGCTGGCCTTTACGGCTGGTATACTGCACGATATTGGAAAAGCCGTGCTCTCTGAAGTGCTCTCCGGTTGCAATATCTCGCATGAAGAATTTTCGAATGAAATAAAAGAACAGGGTTTCAGGACCATTGAGCAGTTCCAAGCAGGGGGGGATCACTGCGAAGCAGGATATGCTCTCGCGAAGCATTGGAACCTTCCTGAACCACTCATCCAAGCCATTCGCTTCCATCACACTCCGCAACACGCCGCCCCTGAATGGCGCTCGCTTGTCTATACTGTCCACATTGCCGATATTCTCGCTATGATGGAAGGTGTCGGAACGGGCATTGATTGTCTCAATCATCCTCTCGATACCTCATATAGCGAACTCTTTGTCCTCTCTGAGAAAGCACTGGAAGAAATAATCATTGAATTAAACGATCAATTTAAACGATTGAAAACCCCCATTTTTGTGTAG